In a genomic window of Ignavibacteria bacterium:
- a CDS encoding DUF2179 domain-containing protein, with protein sequence MIMSMRIADVTLGTIRTLMVVQGRKYQAGILGFIEVTIWIFAIRHVMLHLDNMWNILGYSTGFALGNVLGIYVEQKFGVGFVQLYAISLYYADKIADELRRNNFGVTILPAEGGRGGVAVLVILTTRRRQDEAIKIIDIIDSKAFISIQSATPYRGFVHSRK encoded by the coding sequence ATGATCATGTCGATGCGAATCGCAGATGTTACACTTGGTACGATTCGAACACTTATGGTTGTTCAAGGAAGAAAATATCAGGCTGGAATTCTTGGGTTCATTGAAGTTACTATCTGGATTTTCGCAATCAGGCACGTGATGCTGCACCTTGACAATATGTGGAACATACTCGGATACTCAACCGGATTTGCGCTTGGCAACGTTCTAGGAATTTATGTTGAACAGAAATTTGGAGTTGGTTTTGTACAGCTGTATGCTATTTCGCTTTACTATGCAGATAAAATTGCCGACGAATTAAGAAGAAATAATTTCGGCGTAACAATTCTCCCAGCAGAAGGGGGAAGAGGTGGAGTTGCTGTTTTGGTAATTTTAACAACTCGAAGACGGCAGGATGAAGCAATTAAAATAATTGATATAATTGATTCGAAAGCTTTTATATCAATCCAATCCGCAACACCGTACCGAGGATTTGTTCACTCGAGAAAGTAA